Sequence from the Sciurus carolinensis chromosome 1, mSciCar1.2, whole genome shotgun sequence genome:
cacacacctgtaattccagcgactcaggaggattctgaggaaggaggattgcaagtttgaggccagtgtctgcaacttagtgagaccctgtctcaaaaaaaaaaaaaaaaaaaaaaaaaaatatatatatatatatacacacacacacacacacacacacacacacacctatatatttatttcaccCAGCAACATGGTAGCCATCTTAGTATGCAGAATATATTTCAGGATGTTTGAGCAGCAACATCACCTGATGCATTCCTTGGTCATATCCCTGTGGTTAAGAGTTTATTTTCCATCTTATCTGATGGAGGCAGGTCCACAAGACCATGGGCCTTGTCTGTTCCTATTGCCATCAAGTCCATAGCACTTAAAACTGAGCATAGGCTGGGTGAGCACTGGTTGAATTAATGAAGGAAAGGAGATACAGAGAAGTCTTTTATGGTAAAGCCAGTCTGATACAGATCACCAGCAACCCAGCTGTGACTTAACAGAATTAGGTTTGTGAACTTGATGTAGCAAGGAAAATAGCACACCAAAGGAACTGGAGTGTCTCCCCCAAAGAAGCACAAGGGTGGAGTTGAGGTAAAATTGAAATGAAGCTGGGTTGATGGGCACAAAGCAAGTCTGGCTGTGTAAAGGGTTTAACATCTGGCTTGGACCAGAAGTCAGACTGATAGTTCTGTTTCCTTGGACACcacaaagttaaaataaatatagactAGAGTGTTCAAAAGCCTCTTCTGAAGCTCTGCACCTGGGTTGGAAATCTAGGCTGCTTCTCTTGTGTGGAATCTGGCTCCTGCTGACTAGACAAGAGTGGGATGTTCTGTTCTCACAGATGTGATCTAACAGCAACGTTTCCAACAGTCTCTGATTTTAGGCGAGGTTTCTCAGAACTATGTCATTGGTGCTTATTAACAAAAGAAGGTTTGACAGTCGCATCTGATAGGAGTCCCTGGCTGCCTCTCTCATCTGGTGAATGGGCCATCGAGACCTCCAGTCTTCCAGCCCCAGTGTGACCCCATCTCCTGGGGTCCCTCATCGCTGTGGGTCTCCATTAGAATATGGAGACACGTCATGATCCCTACTTGGGGGAATCCAGCATCCCAGTTTGGGTCATCCACTGTCCCCCATAATTGACACAGAAAACCAGTAGGTGTACAGCCTGTGTTCAGTAAATCTAATTGCTGGTGGGTTTtctaaatgcaaagaaaaagaagtggaagGAATTCACAAAAGAAGGGGAGCTGTAAGAGAAGTGGGAAAGGGGGTGACTCAGGAgggtgggtaccaggaattggacccaggggcgctttaccactgagttatgtccccagccctttttattttctattttgagacaggatctcactaaattgttgaggctggcctccaaccggtggtcctcccacttcagcctcccaagttgctgggattataggcatgtgccaccgtgccctgtaacagagtgattttttttaaaccatctgTTTCCCAAAGTAAACGTCTCTTTGGCCAATATTAATGTTccggaaaagaaaagagaaacaaaatggaatatttgacTTTTACAATTAAAAGAAGGGCTCATTGGCGCTTTGATGATTTTAAGAGGAGAATGAAATTGTTAGCATCATGCCATTAAAAAGAAAGCATACCAACACTGACCCTTTACCATCTTTAAAAAGGCATTAGCAGTGTGCTTTTGCAAAGttgattgttgatttttttatatggtctttttttttttaattgttctaattagttatcatgacagtagaatgcattctgacactttggacacaaatggagcacaacttcttcctctggctgaaccTGGTGCAGAGTCAGAGCCGTAGTGTCACCATACATGTATAGAGGGTGACAGAGCCCATCTCATTCCACACACCCGCTCCCCAGCTATATGGTCTGTAAACTATTTAAATGGTTGAGATTTGGAGATTTAAGGAAAGGAAGACTGACTTGTTAAATTGTTGAGTTTTAGGAGAAACTCCTTGACTCTCTGCTGCTGCCCTTGTGTGGCCCAAAGAGGGTCATAGCAGCCCCTAGCCTCCTCCTGGGCCCACAGCTTAGTCACAGTGTAGGTCACACAGGACTCACTTCCCTTTATTCTCCAACTGTTCTGGAAAATTATCCAAGGGCCCCGCCCCGAGCGGTGGGTAGGAGAGCCCACGGCCTTTGCAGCCCTACCTGCTTGACCGCACCTGCTGGCTACACGTCCCAGGCTCTGCATCTGACTCAGTAAAAATGATGAATGTGCCTGTCATTCCAGAACTTCCTCACGCCCTCCCCCAGGACCCCGTGACGCAGAAGCCTCGTTCCGCCTGGTTCTGTTCCTTGCCTGCCCTCTCCCTGGCCTTGCCAGACCCGCGCTTGGGTTCTGATAAGAGCTGGAGCAGACGGAGGGCAGAGGAAAGGTTCGTGGCAGAGGGTTGAGAGCCCAGGAGCAGGCAGTGTGTGCTGCGTGGGGGgcaggggataggaaaaggggaaggggggTGTTGTAAGAAGTACTGTGGATACAATCCTGTTGAAGAACAATTTGGTAACTGGGAAAGTTGAAAATGAGTACACCCTCCCactcagcaattccatttcttGGAATATTCCCTAGAGAAATCTCGCACATGTGCACCTGGAGGTAAGTCCAAGGACGTCCACTGAAGCACTGGTTGTAATCACAAAAAATTGGCTCTGTGTAAATGTCCACTGTTGCAGGGAAAGGCATAAATCACTGGTGGTGTTATGTAATGAGGTACTCCACAAGCTAGCAGCAGTGAACTAGAGGTAGATAAAACGGCACAGTTACACCTCAGAAACTTCTTCATTAAGTGGAGAAGTGTGTCGTGTGTCAGATCAGACAGCCTGAAGCTGTGCCTGTActttcaaaaaaccaaaacaatgcaATGTATTATTTAtggatatgtatatgtgtgataaAAATATAACAACACGGAGCAGAGGGGTAATCACCAAACTCATTTTGTTAGCCAGAATAAGTTAAGCCCATGCTGCTTTTAACGAACAATACCCCCAGGCTTAGTGGCTTATGtcaacagaatttatttcttggTTGTGCTACATGTTCAACAGGGGTTTGGTGGCATTTCTGCTCCACAGCAGCTCACTCTGGGACCAGGTTGACCAGCAGCCACCAAATACCATGCAGAGGGAGCAAGAGCTTGGCAAACCACCCCTGTGCCCCTGTGTGTGTGCCTCCTTCCCTGTGCAGCTAGGCTGTCCATGAGGGTGGTTGACTTATCTCTATTCCCAGCCCTCGACCTGGGCAGGTAGCTAGTAaatgttttttgggttttttttatgtgtgtgtggtgttggggattgaacccagggccttgtgcatgcaaggcaagcactctaccaactgagctatctccccagcccgctagTAGATGTTTACTGGATGACTCTGATACACTCATTTCTCCTTAAATCATGAGCCACATCAGTACAGGAACCATATCTTCTTCCCCCTGTGAGCCACCCCCTGGAACAAGGAAagagtgtttgttgaatgaatgaacaaccaCGGccccccttctccttctccagcCTAAGAATAGAAGCAGAAAACACGTGGTCCTTCCCTCCGCACCACCAACCTTCCAAGAGGCTGGCAAGGTCAGTTTTCCTGcagattttattctatttttaacacCTTTATTAAAAGCCACTGATTTGTGTGTGACTGTATACGAGGGTGAACGACTTGTCCCAGTTTTCCAGGGACTTTCTGCACTGAAAGTCCTGTGTCCTAGGAAACCCCTAGACACCAGGACGGCGGGCACCCCATAGCAACTCCTCTCTTCTCTGAGGGCCTTGTGTTTTCTCATCTTCATCTGAGAGGGTTGGAGCTGGTGtcctctaagattttttaaacGAGTCAGAGGGGAAAAGGTAAGGCGATGAAGGAAGACAGACTCGGGCCTTTCTGAGATCTTTATTCTTTGCGAAGGGCGGGAGGTGGACGCAGCCGGCTGGGCCTTGGTTCTAGTTGTTAGCTATGATCTGGAAAAAAGGGGGGGCGGTGGGGGAACAGGAGACAAAGTCGTCTAGTTAGGAGGACAGATTCCGGAACCAGATGGAACTAGGCTAactcccagccctgccactcacCACTGGTTTGTGTGACCCTGAACGAGCGacctgacctctctgagcctcggtttcctcatctctcTAGTAGGAGCAATAGCAGTCCTTACCAGGGGTTCTGACTCAACTCCGGGCTCACCTGGTCTATTCCTGTTATCATGAACAATACTGACCCTCTCTGACCTCCTGTCCCCAGTGGGATCTGTGCTCTCACCGGGGCCTGGACTGTCCCTTGTCACGGCTCTCTccaccttctttattttatttttatttatttggtatttggggttggacccaggggcactgagccacatccccacccctttttattatttattttaagacaagttctcactaagttgttgaggctggtcttgaacttgcgacccTCTGGCCTCGGCCTTCCCAGTTGCCGGGACTGGGAAGCCTCGTCCTCGGCACCCAGCCTCGCCTCCACCATTCTTGTCTATTTTCTCATCTGCCCCCCTTCCAGCGGCCGTTTGTCGGGCCTAGCTCTCTATCCCCCATAACGAGAAAGGGCCTGGTCCAGAGAAGACTCCACGAACACTCCTGAATCAAGGTCAGAAGCTGTTTAAACTCCCCAGAAAACGTGGAGGTTCTTGGGGCCCCATTACAGCAGGAAAGATCCCCAAAGCCCCGTGGAGTGTCCCCACAGGCCTCGACCCTGGCCTCAGGAGCCTCCCGGGCCCCCTCCAGGCTCTGTGGCTTCCGTCCAGGCCCTCCTGGCCCCTCCGCCTCCTCACCCCCTCGATCCAGGCATTGAAGGCCGAGACACGTGTGAACACGGTGGGCTTCTTGAGGGTGTTGCAGCCATAGGAAGAGACGAAGCTGGTCACACCATGCACCTGCCAGGAGCCATCTTCCGCGGGGCAGTTGAGGGGTCCTCCAGAGTCACCCTGGAACATCAGGGAGGGCTGAGCTGCATCTGGGCTTAAGGAATTGGTTCTGAACTTCGGAGCTTTTGAGCAACCCTCACATGAGTTGAATTCTCTGGGCATcggtttgcttattttttgttcattttggtaccaggattggacccaggggcccttaaccactgaaccacatccccagcacttttaatgtttcattttgaggcagggtctcactgaatttcatagggtctcattaagttgctgaggctggctttgaactcatgatcctcctgcctcagcctccccagccgctgagattacaggtatgcaccaccatgcctagcccaGTTTGCTTCTTTGtgatgggaaaaaataatatCTGCCTTATACAATTTTGTCTGGATTGAATAAGATGATATAGGATCTTAGCACAAAACCTTGTAGAGAAGAAGTACTCAAGAAAATGGCAGTTCCCATTATTAGCAGCTAATCATTAATATTgggaccaaggattgaacccaggggtgctttaccactgagccacctccccagccattttattttttttgttttgacacagggtcacgctaagttacttagggcctccctaagtggctaaggctgactttgaactccaggtcctcctctctcagcctcccaagcagctgggattacaggtgtgcaccacccgcCCAGCACAAAGAGAATATTCTTAGCGTTTAGTTGTAATTTCAGAACCTGAGTTGACAGGACTTTGGAGGTTACTGTGCCAGGAACCCTGGCTCTGTTGATGGGGAAACAGTGGCCCCAGGTCAAGTTTGCACTTGAGCTGGCACGAGGATCAAGGGCTCCTGACTTGATCCTCAAGGGCTCATCCGTCCTGGGGGGCAGGATGGAGCAAGAGGGCAAGGCACCTCGTCCACCTTCAGGAAGGTGGCAGAGAACCTCAGGGTGCGGCCCAGCCCCCAGCACCACGGACAGGTGGGAGGGACTCACGTTGCAGCCGGAGCGGATGTCCCCACCAGCGCACACCATGGTGGTCTTCACGGAGAAGCCCCACCAGTCCCACTGGGAGCAGTGTTCATAGTCCACCACGGGCAGCAGCGCCTGCTGCAGCTTGTCCGGGAGAGGGCCGTTGGCTGCGGGGACAGAGAGGCCTGAGGGGGAGACCCGGGAGGCGGGGCTCGGAGCCCGACAGCGGGGGGCGTGCAAGGCACGCGGCTCCTCCCATCTAACGGCCCCCAGCAGGCACCCCAAAATGTTTGCTCCAACACATTCCTATTTGGGAGGATGGGGGACAAGGCTGCAGCTGGAAGGGATGGGAGCAAGGCGCAAGGACCAGTCCTGGTGTGTCCTTCGGCCCCGCCCTCGCCCTTCTGCCACCGTCCTGGGGCTGGCTAGAGGGGTCAGTACGTACTGTAGAGGCGGCCCCAGCCGCTGATGTAGCAAGGCGTCTCGTTGGGCAGGATGTCGCCTGCTGGCGGGAGCCTGGCGAGCTGGACGGTGTCCCCCAGCTGGGCGCTGTGTGAGAGCTTCACCAGGGCGATGTCATTGCTGGGGAGCGGTGGGGGGTCATCCAGAGCGGCCGGGGTCAGCTCCCACCTCCACTGCCGGCATTTCCGCCCCAGGCCCCCACTGCTGCCCTGCCATTAAACCTGCCAAGCCGTCCAGAGAAGCCCCAGACCCCCTTCAGCCTGCTGGCCTCGGCCTTCCTGGTGGTCCTGGGCCTGTTCCCCGATGGCTCTCGCACTTTAGCTACAGGGGAATCGCCTGGAAGGCTGGGGAAACACAGGTTGCTGGGTCCCGAGCCGGCGTCTCCAAGGCGGTGGGTCTGGGCCGAGAGGACTAGGAATGCAGGGCCCCCAAGGGCCATGGCCACTGCTGCCCCAGGACAGCACTCAGAGAAATACCGTCCTCTGCCTTCACCTGCCTGCTTGTCACTCAGGCCATTTCTCCAGGGTCTGATTCATCGTCTCTCTGTCACCCCGAGAGCCCTGCCAGGGCGGGCTGGGGTCTCACCCTCATGGCCCCTCGCTCCTACGCTGCGCCTTCAGGGGCTCTGCATCACCTCCGGCCTTCCCAGCCCCGGAGCCCTGCTCCATGGATGCCCTTGGACAAGCGGCAAAACTGCTGCCCAGAGGACAGCGATGTGCCCAGGCTGCTCAGAGCGGGTGCCGGGCCCGACTCTCAGTCCAGCGCCCCTCCCTTGGCCACAGCTCTGGGGACCCAAGCCTGGGCTTGGGGGAGGTGTGCCAGGGAGTCCTGGGTCCTGGCCAGCTCCTGTTCCTCCCTGGGCGCTGCTGTCCCCTCTGTAGGGAGAGGTGTGGTGTCAGTCCTCAAGGGCTCCGGCCTCCGCGTGGGGCCTGGGCCTCGCTGCTGGCAGACCCGCTCTCCCTGGGGGCTCCTCGGCTCAACCTGGGTCATGGAGGGACAGGTGGAAGAGCCCCGGGTCCAGCCTGGGTCCCAGCCTGGGTCACTCACCCACAGGCCACACAGTTGGAGTTCCAACCTGAATGCACGAAAAGGCCGTCGGGGTTGACCGGGATCACCTGCTCCGGGCCCTCCTTCTCAGCCCGGTCATACTCGCCCAGCACCACCTGGTAGGTCCGGGAGCTCCTGCCGGTGGAGGCGGGGTCAGTCGAGGCCTGCGGCCCACCTCCCTCTGCTCCCACACTCACCCACTGTCCCAGGCTACCTGAGCCTCACACAGGGGcagctggggagggacaggggcaAGTGAACTCACGAGATGCAGTGGGCTGCAGTCAGAACCCAGTCAGGGGCAATGAGGCTGCCGCCACAGGTGTGGTAGAAGTCCCCGTCCTTCTCATACTGCAGGGAAACCTGGTGGCCGTGGAGGAGAGAGCCTGAGTGGTCTGGGCTGGGGCACCAGCCATGACTTTATAGGTTGAATGCATACAACTCTAGAGGGCGCTGTCCACACAGAAAGAAATGTGCAGTGCAAACCCTGCACAACTGCTCCAGGTGGCCCTCTTGCTTTCCCTCTGGGATcatattctgattttattaaaactttatgACCTCAGGCTCTGTGACCTCTCTGGGAACCCCAACATTCTCTGATCTCTAAGGCATCCCCAAACCTTCTGGATCTCAAGAGTTCCCCAAGGCCCTCTGTTCTAGCACCACCCGCTCCCACTCTTCTGACCCTCAGATCTCTCAAGGCCCCTGGGATCTGCTGAAGCACAGCTCACCCTGAGTTCTTTATCTCACTTCTCATTCCCTAcacattcctgattttagaaattCCCTCCAGACCAAGGGTTGGCAAGTGATCATCCGTGGGCCAAACCAGGCTCCTGGTCTGtttttgtacatcaagatttaCTAGAACAAACTCACACTCGTTCGTTTATGTGTTGTCTGTGACTGCTCTCGTGCTACAATGGCAGAGTTAAGTCACTGATACAGACACCATAAGGCCTATAAGGCCTACAATATTGACAGTGTGGTCCTTCACAGAACAAGCTTACTGACCCTATTCAGTTGGACTTTCTGTGATAACAGAAATGTTCTGTCTTTGctgtccaatatggcagccaccATGTCCTGGTCTCCAATATGGCAGCCACCATGTCCTGGGACCCAATATGGCAGCCACCATGTCCTGGGCCCCAATATGGCAGCCACCTTGTCCTGGTCCCCAATATGGCAGCCTCCATGTCCTAGGCCCCAATATGGCAGCCACCATGTCCTGTTATCTTTGGTCtccaatatggcagccactaGGTCCTATTGTCTTTGCAGTCCAATATGGCAGTCACTAGCTTCCTGTGGCTAATGAGTGTTTGAAACGTGGTTAGCactgaagaactgaatttttaacattatttaatttgaaataaatttaaatagtcaCTTGTGGCTGGTTTCTACTGTGGTCGACAGCACAGTGGCTCCAACCCTCTGGGCGTCCTTCCACTGGCCTCTAGAAAGCTGTCATCTTTTTGTTGCTCCCAGATCATATAATCCTGTTGTAGGATTCAAGGAATCTAGGAATGAGTCCCCCCAAATCTCCCTCCCTAAACACAGTGCCTGAAATTCCACCACTGGTGTGCCATATCCTTAAACATCACTCTCACCCCGGATTCTATTTTTAGATGGCAAAGGGCCCAGCAAGATGTCCCAAACGGCAAAACCTCCATGAGAAGTGGATTGTCCAAGGGTTTGGAAGCTGAAGCAGACTACTAGAAAGGAAGCAGAGCAGCAGGATGCTATGTGACCAGAG
This genomic interval carries:
- the LOC124994091 gene encoding proproteinase E-like; the encoded protein is MLLLLSSLLLAALASVCGRPSYRSTGRVVNGEDAVPYSWPWQVSLQYEKDGDFYHTCGGSLIAPDWVLTAAHCISSSRTYQVVLGEYDRAEKEGPEQVIPVNPDGLFVHSGWNSNCVACGNDIALVKLSHSAQLGDTVQLARLPPAGDILPNETPCYISGWGRLYTNGPLPDKLQQALLPVVDYEHCSQWDWWGFSVKTTMVCAGGDIRSGCNGDSGGPLNCPAEDGSWQVHGVTSFVSSYGCNTLKKPTVFTRVSAFNAWIEGIIANN